In Salinibaculum sp. SYNS191, the genomic window GTTCACCCTGTCCGTGCTGGCGGTGCGCCGCGGCGGCGAGGGCGAGGTGGCGACCGAGGAGGTCCCGCCCCGGGACCCAGACCTCGCCTGAACAGCGAAGTTTCATTTTTCGCCGCGCCGTTTTCCGAACTGATGGCTCTGGACACTGTGTCGCTGGGACGGACCGGACTGGAAGTCAGCGAACTCGCCTTCGGGACCTGGCGGTTCGGTCGCGAGACCGCCGCCGGCAACCTCGAAATCGACCGCGCGACCGCCCACGACCTGCTCGACGCCTACGAAGCGGCGGGCGGGCGCTTTATCGACACCGCCGATGTCTACGGCGGCGGGAAAAGCGAGTCCTGGATCGGCGACTGGCTCGACGAACGCGACCGGGAGGACTTCGTCGTCGCCTCGAAAATCTACTGGCCCACGCGCGAGGACGACCCCAACGGTGACGGCCTCAACCGCAAGCACCTCCGCCGGCAACTCGATGCGATGCTGGACCGCCTCGGTACCGACTACCTCGACCTGCTGTACATCCACCGCTGGGACGACGCCACGCCCGCCCGCGAGGTCATGCGCACGCTGGATGGCTTCGTCCAGGACGGCCGGGTCCACTACCTCGGCGCGTCGACGCTCGCGCCCAACGCCTGGAAGCTCGCCCGCGCCAACGACATCGCCGACCGCTACGGCTGGGAACCCTTCACCGTCACACAGCCCCGCTACAACCTCGTCAACCGCGAAATCGAGGGCGAGTACCTGGACTTCTGCCGCGAGAACGGCATCGGCGTGGTGCCCTGGAGCCCGCTCGCACAGGGCTTTCTCACCGGCAAGTACGAGCGCGACGCCGACCTGCCCGATGAGGCGACGGCCTCCGACAGCGAGGGCTGGGAGGAGCGCTATCTCACGCCGGAGAACTTCGACGCGCTGGACGTCGTCGAGACCGTCGCCGCCGAGGTCAACGCCTCGCCCGCGCAGGTCGCGCTGGCCTACCAGCTCCACCAC contains:
- a CDS encoding aldo/keto reductase, producing MALDTVSLGRTGLEVSELAFGTWRFGRETAAGNLEIDRATAHDLLDAYEAAGGRFIDTADVYGGGKSESWIGDWLDERDREDFVVASKIYWPTREDDPNGDGLNRKHLRRQLDAMLDRLGTDYLDLLYIHRWDDATPAREVMRTLDGFVQDGRVHYLGASTLAPNAWKLARANDIADRYGWEPFTVTQPRYNLVNREIEGEYLDFCRENGIGVVPWSPLAQGFLTGKYERDADLPDEATASDSEGWEERYLTPENFDALDVVETVAAEVNASPAQVALAYQLHHPDITAPIVGARTVDQLEENLGAATVELTDDQFERLEASKAGPFDDLL